The DNA window TCACCCAATTTCTCATGCAAGCTGAAAAGTTCCATGGCGCTTTTCCGCATTTTATAGATGGAAAAACAGGTGAAGTGGTCCCCTTCTTCGGACAAAAGGACAACGGAGGCGACCTGGTAGAGACAGCTTTCCTTACCCAAGGATTGCTGGCAGCCAGAGCCTGGTTCGACAAAAACAATGAACAGGAGAAGCAGATCCGGCAAAGGATCACACAGATATGGGAAGGCATTGAGTGGGATTGGTACCGCAAAACAGACACCAGCAAGTTCCTTTACTGGCATTGGTCGCCCGATCAAGAATGGGTGATCAACCACAAACTGATTGGCTGGAATGAAACGATGATCACCTATGTGTTGGGTATCTCTTCACCTACCCACAATATACCGGCCGGGATGTACTATACAGGTTGGGCAGGCCAAACAAAGGAAGCCCGGCAATACAGAGCAGCCTGGGGGAATACAAAAGAAGGAGCACATTACACCAATGAAAATGTGTATTATGGCATCCCCCTCAAAGTGGGTGTTTCAACTGGAGGGCCCTTATTTTTCACGCATTATTCCTTTATGGGATTGAACCCCCACCAAGTGGAAGATGCTTATACCAATTATTTTGAAAACAACCGCAACATAGCCCGGATCAATCACCGATATTGCACAGAAAACCCCGAAAGCCACCAGGGCTATGGTCCTGATTGCTGGGGGCTTACCGCCAGCGACGGTCCGTGGAATTATTCGGCTGATGAACCCAAACCTGAAGGCGATCCCGGCAAAATTACCCCTACCGGGGCCCTGGCCTCCTTCCCCTACACACCCGACAAATCCATGGAAGCACTCAAAAATTATTACCGCAACTATGGCAAATTTCTGTGGGGTGCCTATGGATTCCGGGATGCCTTTAACCTGGATAAAAGCTGGCGCTCACAGATTTATATGGGATTGAACCAGGCGCCCATCGTGGCTATGATCGAAAACTACCGCTCCGGCTTGATATGGAAATTGTTTATGAGCAATGATGAAATTCAAAAGGGATTGAAGAGGATCGAAGCTGAAAATCCCCAATAATCAAAAGCAATGTCAATCGTAGATATACGAAGAAATCTTAATAAAAAACAAGCAAATGAAACGTCCATGACAAAATAATCATTAATATCACAAAAGGAGATGATTATTTTGTCATGGTAAGTTCCATATGGCCATAATAAATAATAAGATAATCATATGAAATACCTGAATACATTCTTAATCATCACAGGATTCCTGCTGATAGCAGGATCATCTTTGGCCCAGCAAAAGACCTTTTGTAACCCCCTCGACATCGATTACACCTATATGATCTATGACGCCCACAAGGATATCTCCTACCGTTCCGGCGCCGACCCTGCAGTAGTAGAATTCAGAAATGAATATTATATGTTCGTCACCCGGTCCATGGGGTACTGGCATTCGAAGGATCTGCTGCACTGGGATTTTATACAACCTGAACAGTGGTATTTCCAGGGCTCCAATGCACCTGCCGCCTTCAATTATAAGGATTCATTGCTATACCTGGCAGGCAACCCGTCCGGCTCCATGAGTGTGCTCTATACCGATGATCCTGCCTCGGGAGAATGGCAGGCCACCCCCTCCATCCTGCACAACCTTCAGGATCCCGCCCTGTTTATCGACGAAGACCGTCAGGCCTATATCTTCTGGGGCTCCTCCAACAAATGGCCCATCCGCGGGAAGAAGCTGGATATGTCACACCGCTTCCGGCCTTCCGACAGCATCGTGGAACTTTTTAACCTCAATGCCCAAAAACACGGATGGGAACGCTTCGGGGAAAACCATTCCGACAGCGTGCGGGGATATATTGAAGGCCCCTGGCTTACTAAGCACAACGACAAATACTACATGCAATATGCAGCTCCGGGAACGGAGTTCAATGTTTACGGGGATGGGGTCTATATGAGCGATTCCCCTCTAGGGCCTTATGAGTATGCTCCGAATAACCCGGTATCCTATAAACCCGGAGGATTCGCCAATGGAGCAGGACATGGCAGTACCGTAACCGGTCCGCTAGGCAATCACTGGCATTTCGGTACCATGGCCCTTTCAGTAAATATCAACTGGGAGAGACGCATCGTGATGTATCGCACTCATTTCGATGAAGACGGGCTGATGCACACCAACACCTACTTCGGCGATTATCCCCGCTATGCACCCATGGTACCCGATAAGGCAGGAAAATTCACCGGATGGATGCTCCTCTCCTACAACAAACCCGTTGAAGCATCCTCGTCAAATAAAAGCCACACACCAGAAAACATTGTGGATGAAAACGTCAAGTCTTTCTGGCTGGCAAAAGAAAACAACGATCGGCAATGGGTGGAAGTTGACCTGGAAGAACCGGCTAAGGTCTATGCCACTCAGGTTAACTACCACGACTACAAGCCCAATCTCTATGGAAGGGTACCCGGCCTCTTCCATAGATATGTCATCGAAGGATCCACAGATGGCAAGAACTGGGTGACATTGGTTGACAAAAGCGACAGTTACGAAGACACACCCAACGACTATGTCGAATTGACCCAACCTAAAACCGTCCGATATATAAGGTATAAAAACATCCATGTTC is part of the Bacteroidales bacterium genome and encodes:
- a CDS encoding family 43 glycosylhydrolase; translation: MKYLNTFLIITGFLLIAGSSLAQQKTFCNPLDIDYTYMIYDAHKDISYRSGADPAVVEFRNEYYMFVTRSMGYWHSKDLLHWDFIQPEQWYFQGSNAPAAFNYKDSLLYLAGNPSGSMSVLYTDDPASGEWQATPSILHNLQDPALFIDEDRQAYIFWGSSNKWPIRGKKLDMSHRFRPSDSIVELFNLNAQKHGWERFGENHSDSVRGYIEGPWLTKHNDKYYMQYAAPGTEFNVYGDGVYMSDSPLGPYEYAPNNPVSYKPGGFANGAGHGSTVTGPLGNHWHFGTMALSVNINWERRIVMYRTHFDEDGLMHTNTYFGDYPRYAPMVPDKAGKFTGWMLLSYNKPVEASSSNKSHTPENIVDENVKSFWLAKENNDRQWVEVDLEEPAKVYATQVNYHDYKPNLYGRVPGLFHRYVIEGSTDGKNWVTLVDKSDSYEDTPNDYVELTQPKTVRYIRYKNIHVPNRNLAISDIRIFGLGQGNPPGQVKNLQVTRRQDRRDALIQWEPQENAQGYNVLWGIAPDKLYHSWMVYDKDHLNLRSLNVDQSYYFKVEAFNENGVSERSQAVKVE